One Lampris incognitus isolate fLamInc1 chromosome 14, fLamInc1.hap2, whole genome shotgun sequence DNA window includes the following coding sequences:
- the LOC130124162 gene encoding protein THEM6-like produces the protein MWWVLGVLAALLALFCSLDVWYFLRVVVVILRAWFQPAVWDVTSEQVVKGLVLPHDIDMCHMNNARYLRECDFARFSLYTRNGVFKALRALGASVVVGATTIRYRRALCIGESFELRSRIVTWDDKSFFLEQRFVSSKDGLVCAVMYCKQSVLHSSPDKIMQHLCKRKVECPEFPEDLQHWVSFISASSQALRAESGLEKDK, from the exons ATGTGGTGGGTGCTGGGGGTGCTCGCCGCCTTGCTGGCCCTCTTCTGCAGCCTGGATGTGTGGTACTTCCTGCGTGTGGTGGTGGTGATTCTGCGAGCCTGGTTCCAGCCGGCCGTATGGGACGTTACAAGCGAGCAGGTCGTCAAAGGACTCGTCCTTCCTCACGACATCGACATGTGTCACATGAACAATGCTCGTTACCTCCGGGAGTGCGACTTCGCCCGCTTCTCTCTGTACACCCGTAATGGCGTATTCAAGGCCCTCCGAGCCCTGGGAGCTTCCGTGGTGGTAGGGGCCACCACCATCCGCTACCGCAGGGCCCTGTGCATTGGCGAGAGCTTTGAGCTGCGGAGTCGCATCGTCACCTGGGACGATAAGTCCTTTTTCCTGGAGCAGAGATTTGTGTCTTCGAAAGACGGGTTGGTGTGCGCTGTGATGTACTGCAAACAGAGCGTCCTCCACAGCAGCCCGGACAAGATCATGCAGCACCTGTGCAAGAGGAAG GTGGAATGCCCCGAGTTTCCAGAGGACCTTCAGCACTGGGTCAGCTTCATCTCAGCCAGCAGCCAGGCCCTGAGAGCGGAGAGTGGACTGGAGAAGGACAAGTGA
- the si:ch73-52e5.2 gene encoding protein THEM6 has translation MLLLVLGALLLLFCSLDVWYFLRGAQVFVQAWFQPRVLDILAEQSVDGMVLPHDLDYMGHMNNSRYLRECDFARFHHYMRNGLFMASRKLGAKMVVGASTIRYRRSLAFCEAFEIRTRVVGWDEKAFYLEQRFVSKKDGFISAIMLCRQNVVHSSPEKIIEFVCKKKIECPEFPEDLKHWVSYISSSSQALRAESGLEKKTT, from the exons ATGTTGCTGCTGGTGCTGGGTGCCCTTCTCCTGCTCTTCTGCAGTCTGGATGTGTGGTATTTCCTGCGGGGTGCTCAAGTATTCGTCCAGGCGTGGTTTCAACCCAGAGTATTGGACATTCTGGCCGAGCAAAGTGTTGACGGGATGGTCCTCCCCCATGATTTGGACTACATGGGCCACATGAATAACTCTCGATACCTAAGGGAGTGTGACTTTGCCCGGTTCCACCATTACATGCGTAATGGTCTGTTCATGGCCTCTCGCAAACTGGGAGCCAAAATGGTAGTGGGGGCCTCCACTATCCGCTACCGACGGTCTTTGGCATTCTGTGAGGCTTTTGAGATTAGGACCAGAGTGGTGGGCTGGGATGAGAAGGCCTTTTACCTTGAGCAGCGTTTTGTGTCCAAGAAAGACGGCTTCATCTCTGCCATCATGCTTTGCAGGCAGAACGTGGTACACAGCAGCCCAGAGAAGATTATTGAGTTTGTGTGCAAAAAGAAG ATTGAGTGTCCTGAGTTTCCTGAGGACCTCAAGCACTGGGTCAGTTACATTTCATCCAGCAGCCAGGCCCTGAGAGCAGAGAGTGGACTGGAGAAGAAGACCACCTGA
- the LOC130123561 gene encoding E3 ubiquitin/ISG15 ligase TRIM25-like isoform X1 gives MAQGGVVVDRDQFNCSVCLDVLKDPVTIPCGHTYCSECIRRYWDQDEYIGVYACPQCRQTFSPRPLLGKNTMLADVVEKFKTTSLQMAAVPSLAGPEDVECDVCTGRKSKAVKSCTVCLASYCDAHLQPHYESAAFKKHKLMDASKKLQETLCARHGKLLEVYCRTDNQCICFLCLADEHKGHDTVLAETEVQEKQTQLCEMKLSSQQKIQEREKDVQELRQAILSLCRSARAAIEESDRVFTELIRSIEVKRFEVRELLRAQEKTAVSQAEELLEKIQREIAELKKRDAELEKLLHAEDQIHFLQSCHSVPLAPVLENLPSVTSDHNLNFGPVMTAVSDFKGLLLEVCQGGFVSIYETVRDVEIVNSQNLGAPQKPELPAQATPVTGLDQAPVSPFNPFLTPGSTIPSFGGFALSPFELAGNISQPVIPVVDVSNGATPSTRKRPARPSLGCCPLNIPTSKRLRVELTNSTPPSFRPSAFQPPSFTHCEEPFTTITGVSTMVSVGADTDDLHHQNLIINNRGCLNGQREILVAGDSTSRLQALHGFQTLQAPSATFLLQEEIAHEMDV, from the exons ATGGCGCAGGGCGGAGTGGTCGTGGACCGTGACCAGTTCAACTGTTCGGTATGTCTGGACGTGCTGAAGGACCCCGTGACAATCCCGTGTGGGCACACTTACTGTTCCGAGTGTATCCGGCGATACTGGGATCAGGACGAGTACATCGGGGTGTACGCCTGCCCGCAGTGCAGGCAGACCTTCAGCCCCAGGCCGCTGCTGGGCAAAAACACCATGTTAGCCGACGTCGTGGAGAAATTCAAAACCACGAGCCTCCAGATGGCTGCGGTCCCGAGTCTGGCCGGACCGGAGGACGTGGAGTGCGACGTCTGCACTGGACGGAAGAGCAAAGCCGTCAAGTCGTGCACGGTGTGCCTGGCGTCGTATTGCGACGCTCACCTGCAGCCTCACTACGAGTCGGCCGCTTTCAAGAAGCACAAACTGATGGACGCCTCCAAGAAACTGCAGGAGACCCTGTGTGCCCGTCACGGCAAGCTGCTGGAGGTGTACTGCCGCACGGATAACCAGTGTATATGTTTCCTCTGTTTGGCAGACGAACACAAGGGACACGACACGGTGCTGGCTGAGACAGAGGTGCAGGAAAAACAG ACCCAGCTTTGTGAGATGAAACTGAGTTCTCAACAGAAgattcaggagagagagaaagacgtccAGGAGCTGAGACAAGccatcttgtctctctgt CGCTCTGCTCGGGCAGCGATTGAGGAGAGTGACAGGGTCTTCACTGAGCTGATCCGCTCCATTGAGGTGAAGCGCTTTGAGGTGAGGGAACTGCTCCGAGCCCAGGAGAAGACGGCTGTCAGCCAGGCtgaggagctgctggagaagatacAGAGGGAGATTGCAGAGCTGAAGAAGAGAGATGCCGAGCTGGAGAAGCTCTTGCATGCTGAGGACCAAATCCATTTCCTCCAG AGCTGCCATTCTGTCCCTCTTGCACCTGTATTAGAAAACCTGCCTTCAGTCACCTCCGACCACAACCTCAACTTTGGCCCAGTGATGACAGCTGTGTCCGATTTTAAAGGTCTGCTACTCGAAGTCTGTCAGGGAGGATTTGTCAGCATCTATGAGACAG TGAGAGATGTGGAGATTGTAAATTCTCAGAATCTTGGCGCTCCACAAAAGCCAGAACTGCCAGCCCAAG CGACCCCGGTAACTGGGTTAGACCAGGCTCCTGTCAGCCCTTTTAACCCCTTCCTCACTCCAGGCTCTAcgattccctcatttggtggctttgctttgtcaCCATTCG AGCTCGCTGGCAACATATCCCAGCCTGTTATCCCGGTTGTTGATGTCAGCAACGGAGCTACTCCATCGACTAGGAAACGTCCTGCAAGACCCAGCTTGGGATGCTGTCCACTTAACATCCCCACGAGCAAGCGTTTACGAGTTGAGCTCACCAACTCCACACCACCATCCTTTCGGCCTTCAGCTTTCCAACCACCCTCTTTCACTCACTGCGAGGAGCCCTTCACCACTATCACAGGGGTCTCTACCATGGTGAGTGTGGGGGCTGATACAGATGACCTTCATCATCAAAATCTGATAATCAACAATAGAGGATGCCTCAACGGCCAGCGAGAAATCCTTGTGGCTGGTGATTCCACCTCCAG GCTCCAAGCTCTCCACGGCTTCCAGACCCTCCAGGCACCTTCAGCGACGTTCCTACTCCAGGAGGAAATAGCCCACGAGATGGATGTTTAA
- the LOC130123561 gene encoding E3 ubiquitin/ISG15 ligase TRIM25-like isoform X2 — MAQGGVVVDRDQFNCSVCLDVLKDPVTIPCGHTYCSECIRRYWDQDEYIGVYACPQCRQTFSPRPLLGKNTMLADVVEKFKTTSLQMAAVPSLAGPEDVECDVCTGRKSKAVKSCTVCLASYCDAHLQPHYESAAFKKHKLMDASKKLQETLCARHGKLLEVYCRTDNQCICFLCLADEHKGHDTVLAETEVQEKQTQLCEMKLSSQQKIQEREKDVQELRQAILSLCRSARAAIEESDRVFTELIRSIEVKRFEVRELLRAQEKTAVSQAEELLEKIQREIAELKKRDAELEKLLHAEDQIHFLQSCHSVPLAPVLENLPSVTSDHNLNFGPVMTAVSDFKGLLLEVCQGGFVSIYETVRDVEIVNSQNLGAPQKPELPAQATPVTGLDQAPVSPFNPFLTPGSTIPSFGGFALSPFGSKLSTASRPSRHLQRRSYSRRK; from the exons ATGGCGCAGGGCGGAGTGGTCGTGGACCGTGACCAGTTCAACTGTTCGGTATGTCTGGACGTGCTGAAGGACCCCGTGACAATCCCGTGTGGGCACACTTACTGTTCCGAGTGTATCCGGCGATACTGGGATCAGGACGAGTACATCGGGGTGTACGCCTGCCCGCAGTGCAGGCAGACCTTCAGCCCCAGGCCGCTGCTGGGCAAAAACACCATGTTAGCCGACGTCGTGGAGAAATTCAAAACCACGAGCCTCCAGATGGCTGCGGTCCCGAGTCTGGCCGGACCGGAGGACGTGGAGTGCGACGTCTGCACTGGACGGAAGAGCAAAGCCGTCAAGTCGTGCACGGTGTGCCTGGCGTCGTATTGCGACGCTCACCTGCAGCCTCACTACGAGTCGGCCGCTTTCAAGAAGCACAAACTGATGGACGCCTCCAAGAAACTGCAGGAGACCCTGTGTGCCCGTCACGGCAAGCTGCTGGAGGTGTACTGCCGCACGGATAACCAGTGTATATGTTTCCTCTGTTTGGCAGACGAACACAAGGGACACGACACGGTGCTGGCTGAGACAGAGGTGCAGGAAAAACAG ACCCAGCTTTGTGAGATGAAACTGAGTTCTCAACAGAAgattcaggagagagagaaagacgtccAGGAGCTGAGACAAGccatcttgtctctctgt CGCTCTGCTCGGGCAGCGATTGAGGAGAGTGACAGGGTCTTCACTGAGCTGATCCGCTCCATTGAGGTGAAGCGCTTTGAGGTGAGGGAACTGCTCCGAGCCCAGGAGAAGACGGCTGTCAGCCAGGCtgaggagctgctggagaagatacAGAGGGAGATTGCAGAGCTGAAGAAGAGAGATGCCGAGCTGGAGAAGCTCTTGCATGCTGAGGACCAAATCCATTTCCTCCAG AGCTGCCATTCTGTCCCTCTTGCACCTGTATTAGAAAACCTGCCTTCAGTCACCTCCGACCACAACCTCAACTTTGGCCCAGTGATGACAGCTGTGTCCGATTTTAAAGGTCTGCTACTCGAAGTCTGTCAGGGAGGATTTGTCAGCATCTATGAGACAG TGAGAGATGTGGAGATTGTAAATTCTCAGAATCTTGGCGCTCCACAAAAGCCAGAACTGCCAGCCCAAG CGACCCCGGTAACTGGGTTAGACCAGGCTCCTGTCAGCCCTTTTAACCCCTTCCTCACTCCAGGCTCTAcgattccctcatttggtggctttgctttgtcaCCATTCG GCTCCAAGCTCTCCACGGCTTCCAGACCCTCCAGGCACCTTCAGCGACGTTCCTACTCCAGGAGGAAATAG